Part of the Methanobrevibacter sp. genome, CGAGCAATACTACTCGACTAATTTCAGATTCGTTTACTATTTTTTTACCGCAGTGTTCTCCGATTTTTTCGGCGAAACTTTTGACCTCATCAAATGACGGCATGTTGTCCAATGTTAAACGTTCACGTGATGAACCGACACACATGTATGCCTTCACTTCTACAAAATCAGGGTCTGCTTTTTGGATTAGTTTTGCATATTCTTCGGGATTTTCCATATTTTTTCCACGAACGCAGGTATTTCGTATACATGTACGGGAGTTAAAACTGGATAAAGTTTCAAGGGATTCATTTAAATTGTTCCAAGCATCGTTTATTCTAGGTCTGCACACTGCCTTAAATATTTTCTCGTTAGGTGCGTCCAAGGAAAGGTATAACTGGTACGGATCGTTTTCCAGATTTCTTAATCTGTCGACGCATTGGCCGTTACTTACCACAAATGTTGTAAAGTCCCTTCTGTTGAACTCGCCAATCAGCTCATCAATTTTTGGATATAGTGTTGGCTCACCTGCAAGTGAAATTGCCGCATTTGTAGGATTTTTAAGCTCTTCAAGTTTCTTTTTATTTGCCTTGTCATTTCCAAAAAAACCGCATAATAGATTGTTCTGTGCCTTGATGGCATCATCGATGATGACTTTCGGATCGTCGTATTCCTCATCTTCCCATGTTGTTTGGGTATAGGTTAAATCTCTCCAGCAGAACTCGCATTCCTGCTGGCAGTTTGGAACTGCAGG contains:
- the twy1 gene encoding 4-demethylwyosine synthase TYW1 yields the protein MSFNENQIEKMEKSGYRFLGTHGHAAVKVCHWTRQSIVDKGVCYKEKFYGIKSHRCLQMSPAVPNCQQECEFCWRDLTYTQTTWEDEEYDDPKVIIDDAIKAQNNLLCGFFGNDKANKKKLEELKNPTNAAISLAGEPTLYPKIDELIGEFNRRDFTTFVVSNGQCVDRLRNLENDPYQLYLSLDAPNEKIFKAVCRPRINDAWNNLNESLETLSSFNSRTCIRNTCVRGKNMENPEEYAKLIQKADPDFVEVKAYMCVGSSRERLTLDNMPSFDEVKSFAEKIGEHCGKKIVNESEISRVVLLE